The sequence CGAAGCATAACTCTCCAATGGTCCATGTTATCATGGCCAATGTCTACCTACTGGCACCTCCTGTGATGAACCCCGTCATTTACAGTGTTAAAACCAAGCAGATCCGCCGGGCAATTATCCACTTCCTTTCCCAAAGAAATATGCACCAGAGATGAGGgaatgaaatttttttaattactcagGAGTAAGAGTTGTAGACTTAGGGAAAGAGTATAGTTTAAGAATTGGACAATGGAGACTATAAAATAAGCAGAATATTTGTTTTTGCATAATGTTTTGACAATTTTGAAGTTTCACTCTATTTACTCAAGACATCACTTTCccaaattaaaatataattatgtATTCACATAAACTCATGCATTTATGGGAAGAATTTTACCTTATGTAACAAAGGAAAACACAGTAAGAAATATTGAAGCTCAAAATTATTCGATTTTTAGTGAGAAAATAAACCCAAGActtccataaaataaaatgttattctaCCAGTACATTTCATACTGAGATAACATCATGGAAAAAAACCAGAttcaaatagttttttaaaatgcTAAACTAGACTAATTTTTCTAAAGGTTCACCCTTACTAGGAATACTAAGTGAACTTGAATACTTATGTAACTCTTCCatatttatttacaaaatatcaaaatgtttTAATGCTGTTTATAAGCCTTAATAAGAGCattttatttgtgcatttttatgatttttaacctgatatgtatttttatttcttctatcttaGACTTTTTAGTGCTTGTTAGTCTCTATAAGCAAAATAGAATAAGAAGTTCTTTAATatgagaattttttaattttaatttgtgtcTTATTTGGTTGAAGGCAAAGCTTGTCAACTTGTTTTGTAAACAATATTTGATATtcatccagttaaaaaaaaatagtctgaaACACTTGGGCCAGAGAGAACTGCAGAGGGAGGCATTTATAGCTGGGAAGACGTTCCTCAATTTCATTATCTCCTATTTTCTGAGGCATTTACCCAGTTAGAGCTCAAGGTcaacaaatcaaaccaaacccgttgccacggaatgattctgactcacagcgacctttttttttttttttttttgccacacaaAGATTTTTCTCCCAATCTTTCCTTGGTTCTCTTATGTACATATGAAAATTCtactttttaaagagaaaaagtcATTTACTTAGGCCACTTgggatttctttttaatgatcaaGTCAGGTCATGAAGCTCAGACCAAACCAAAAGAGCATTTACaattcccttttttccttccaattCTACTTCTGATCCTAGATTTAAAGCATCAATTCAGGTTAAATCACACAACTTTTGAAAGAGTCAGGATGGTCCTCTTAGAGGAGTAAAGATCTTTTGCTCTCAAAACCATGTAGAATCTGTttcattattcaaatttttgcacaCATTTCCACCCCTTTGATGGCAGATCTGTTTGATTTGAAAATGTGTCATAGGTAACAAATTCCTATGATCAATTAGTCTTCAGGTGTGACCTCCCTCTCCTTCAAAATATACAGCCGCCTTTATAATAAGCGCCATGATTACAAAGAGACCAACAATACCTTTTCTGTGTTTAAGTGGAGAAGGagtacttgttttttgttttgttctgttccttATGAAGATATATGGAAAACTGGCAGCATCATTCTACAACTTTGATGTAAGAAAAAAGCAAATTCTAGACCTGGATACATACATCAGCAACTCTTACAGAGGAAAAGATATCTCTATACCTAAGTGTATCCATGAGAATGCATAATTGCATataagcaaaaacaagggaaacctttaatgagatggactgacataactGCAGTGACAatggattcaaacccaccaacgaTCATGATgacagcacaggactggtcaatgtttccttctgttatgtataaagttccatgagtcagagctgacttggcaacaacatatatagatatatagatagagatagatatagatacagatgaTATAGATATAAGTTATGTATGTGTGGTTTCTGTGTGCATACATAGATTCAAGTTCTTAAGAAATATGGCAGACTGCTATATTATGTTTGTTATTTCTCTGCCATTCATGCTGGGAATTTCGTGACTTGAAATTCATAGAATTTATTAAACAAAGAAATACAACTTTCAAGCTCATTATTCTATTTCCCTACCATTTTCTATTAGCTTCCATTATTTCACATATAGCCTAGGGATGTCCAATAGAAATAAGTTACATAGgtacttctggggtcttaaaagctgtgagcagccatttaagatacctctactggtcccaccccatctggagcaagagagaatgaagaaaaccaaagacacaagggaaaggtaaGTTAGAAAAACTATTGGGCCACAgttaccatagcctccaccagactgagcccggctctgacaggatcacaataaagggtcctgggcagagctggagaaaaatgtagaccaaaattctaagtcaaaaaaaaaaaaaagaccagacttactggtctgacagagactggagaaactccaagagtaaaccccctggacacccttttaactcagtactgaagtcactcctgaggttcacccttcagccaaaggttagataggcccataaaacaaacaataatacacatagctccaCCACATATAAAAGACTAAACAGGCTCACCAGCCCAGgtacaaggatgagaaggcaagaggggacaggaaagctgaacaaATGGAGATGCAGAACTCAATGTCgagaaaggaagagtgttgaaaagtcagggggctggcaaccaatgtcccaaaacaacATGGGTATTAATtgtgtaatgagaaactaatttgctctgtaaaccttcacccaaagcacagcttaaaaaaaaaaaaggtataaggtACACATGTAGGTTacaattttctagtagccacattaaaaagtaaaaggaaaagtgaaaatttttaaaatacattttaattaagCCAATATATCTAAAaagttattttaatatataatcaGTGTAAAAGtacattaatgagatattttacatcttTTCTTCATTCTACGTTTTCTAAATTTGGCGTGTATTTTATATCTACAGCATATCTCAATTTGAACTACCCAcatcaagtgctcagtagccatgtGTGGCTAGTGACTACCATATTGTGTGGCATAGCTTTAATCTTACAGGGCTCCAAAACGTCTGTGATCTCGTCATTTGGTGATTGTTACTCAAAAACACAGTCCCTGAGAGTGTGAAAAGATGGCCAGAAAGTTTACTGGATAAAAtcttaatgcatttttttttttttttttaagcatgaagctatcattttggatttttctAAGTCTGGCATTCTTAaacaactgtgaaaaaaaaataaattctattcataataatctgaaactCTCTCTGAGAATTGCTGCTAAGCAATCATGTCCCCAGAGATGATGATTTCTATGGTAAAAGAAGTGACAATGAAAATAGCCCTGCTAAAAATGAGATTTGATCATACATGCAAGGTTTATTCATGCACGTTCATGCTTTAGAGTTGTGGCTTATATGGTATAACCATCTGCTGACAATATTCAAGACCTAGAGGGAAATTCCCTGCCCCAGGGAATTACTAAAACATCCATTCCTAAGCCTTTAGATCTATTCGTCATGCTGCGTcccaaaatcaaataattatatatctaccctccagttgattctgacttatagcaaccctataggacagaatagaacttccccacagggtctccaacgGTGTATTCTTTCCGGAAGCAGTCCacctcatctttctcctacagagtggctggtgggttccaaccactgacattttggttagaagccaagctctgaaccactgcaccaccagagtttcttatATCTACCCTACTAAAAGCTAAATTGTGCCTGACATTGAATTAATacacaaaaaatattaatttaataaagAAAGGAAGTAGGAAACCACTCTCTTCAATGAAAGACACACATCCATTCATAACTTTCTGAGTACCGATCTGAAAAATCATCTTCCCGTGCATTGAATGGTGAGATTTGACATGGATTTGTTCAGAACAGTCACTTTGGCCCCACAGAAACTGTCAAATTACTACTTTTCAGTCACTACATATagccctggagcaaaggaaaacatTACACAAAATGCCTGGGCACTTTTTATAGTTTTAAGGGAATGAACTATTAGATATTCTATTTCCATATACTCTCTTTGCTTAAAATGCTTTGCCTGCGAATATATCTGGTTTACTGGATTTCTGTTACGCCTTTTTTCCGTCCTTTTCACACTCTCATTTCTCTCACTttacccaaaaaaaaagaaaatacatagttTATCAAAGCCACCTTGAATCATCCCAAGATACACAGATTTTGACATAGCTTTTGACGAAGGTAACGATATCGATAGCTGGGGAACGAAAGTCAAATGGTAAAGTCAAATGGCTTTCGTTCATTACTTTCAACAGAAGTAAAGAGGGAACACGTAGAATTaaggtttattgttgttgttaggtgccatcgagtcggttctgactcatagagacactatgcacaacagaacgaaacactgcccggtcctgcgccatccttaaaatcattgttatgcttgagctcattgtcgcagccactgtgtcaatccaccttgcccagggtcttcctcttttccgctgaccctgtactctgccaagcatgatgtccttctccagggactgatccctcctgacaacatgcccaaagtatgtaagacgcagtcttgacatccttgcttctaaggagcattctggttgtacttcttccaagacagatttgttcgttcttttagcagtccatggtatattcaatattcttcgccaacaccacaattcaaaggcatcaattcttcttcggtcttccttattcattgtccaggtttattaggtcattaaaaacaatttttaaataatatatcatCATTTGGTTTTTGTTAATTCCAAAAGCATTGAAAAAAATAGTACCAGGCCATGATAAAACTGTCCCAATACCATCTTCTTATTTGAGTCAACAAACTTCTCAGTGTTTACATTTACAAAAAGAAGAGAAGGtaaataagaacagaaatgatACTGAAGGATGTCTCAttctattagtaaaaaaaaaaaaaatcattttaagttCCAAAAGAAGCCCCATGTATCTCATTAAAACATGCATTGCCAATAAAATTTTACTCGTTATatgtaaaatttgttttatgcttATTTTGTTTTAATCGGCTGTGTAGTCATAAGTATAAAATATAATTCAAAGCAGAATACACTTTTAAAACAATTCTTTATTTGcagtcaatttttaaaaatcaaatttaaatgTACATATTTTTGTTGCAAAGAATTATAATAGAAGGTCATTAAAAGAGTTGCAAACATTCAAGTACATTATATTATTAAAACtctttggaggaagtacaataaaaatttaagttGAAGGGACAATGGACTGATGTCAAATATCTGTTTAAGAATGTGTTTATATATTCTTAAACGCATGCCGTCGAGTATCAAAACATTTAGATTCCGTTGTATATTGAAAGATGTGATAAAACAGTTTATTTTAAACTGATTAGATTTATAGTATATCCTAGAACATATAGGTTCAGTATCTATGtaaattaatgataaaaatataaatagttGTCCTTTCctctttaattattttaaaaagtacctAAAGAAAAATTTGGAGACACACTGTTCTAAACTGATTGAGTACTTTGCAAAGGTCATTATGTAAAAGTGACCTTGGTTAGTTGGATGAGGTTGGTAACAACCTGTGGTGAGGAAACATTCTTATTATCATTCAAGTACCCAAAGTTAGTGAAGCTGAAAACCTGAGGCCAGTTACTGATCAACAGTACAGTGCGTTCTGTACAAAGGCCTGTGTGATTTAAGACTGAGGATGATCTCCCCCATTTGACGAAAGGTTTCCAGGAAAACTTACACAAGCATAGGCAGAAGGAAGGACCAATCAGATTTATGCTGACTGCGCTGAGTGAGGAGTGGAATAAGGAAGTAAATAAGAATATTCCCACGGCATGGCATGATGAGGTTACTTACAACTGAcaggaaggagaagaaagtggAAATTGGGAGATGTATTCAGGCATTGGCGGTTCaaaggtagaattctcacctcccatgcaaGAGGCCCAGGTTCAATTTTTAGCcagtcgactcgagggcactgggtaaactcacgtgcagccaccacccatttgtcaatgGTGGCTTGAATGTGGCTATGAtgtggaacaggtttcagtggagcttcaagactaaaactagaaaaacaggcttggtgatctactcctgaaaatcagcccaaAAAACTCCATGGGTAgtaatggaacattgtctgatcagcaactgatcatggggatggtgcaggactggacaatgtttcattccatgaaaagggttgccatgagttggtgccaacttgatggcagctaacaacaacaacaacatccaggcACAGTACTACCAGACTTATTTGGCAGTGGGTATTTATCTAAAAACAGGAGTTGATATTCTACTACAGTGGATCTTATTGCTTTTTCTGGGATTCTGAGGATTTGAAGCCTGGGTATTGGGAGGTTACCCATATTTCACTCTATGCCTGAGTTGAGGTCACTTACCTAACTGTTCCTCATCCTCAGAGTCTTCCGGTACCTAAACTCCGGATGGGGGCCATTGAACAGTGGATTGTGGGGAGAGTCTGGTTCCTTACAGAATAAGAGATCACTTTGTAATTAAATCCCACATATAATTTATTGCTTAAAGAAGGTCACTTTTAAGAGTAAAAGGGGGCATTATTCAAAATGATGCTAAGAAAAACAGGTGTAAGCCAGGACTACCTGGGGCCACCAGCAGGTATGCTTACCTTACCCATATGCAAGGTCTTGGATAATCTTTCTCTATTAGGGTATATTCTTAATTCCATCTAACCCATAAAAATAAGGATGTGTTTTATTTCAATTCAAATATCATTAAATCTTGAGCCTTTACTATTTAGTCACTATTTGTCAGGATTTTTGCTATAAGTTTGGAGGGattaaggaaaaggaaaattcctgatTTCTGCCCTCAACTTGATCATATCTGGCTAGGGAAGAAAGATATATACAAGTGTgtacacagagatacacacacaaatataatgTGAGATGGAAAGAGCTTAGGGATGACTCTTGTGATCCAGAGTCAAGCCTGTGGCAACACTTTGAATTCTTCACCCATATTCCTCCTAAAAATGCTTAAAGTCGAGTTTTGTCCATAGCAAAAATACCAGCAGGATTTCTGGACTCACTGAAAGTCCCTGTTCCCTTGGGGTGAGTCAGAGCAATTCCCTCTTATGGGAGAACATGGCAACAATCCCCTTTCGGATTGGCCAAGTCTTAACACTATAGATGATGGGATTGATTACAGGAGGCACAAAGAGGTAGATGCTAGACGTGAGTGTGTGGACCATGGGTGAGGCATGTTTGGCAGCATGATGCATCACAGACACACCAATCATAGGCACATAGTACACAAGCACTGCACAGATGTGTGACACGCATGTATTGAGGGCCTTCCGCCTTCCCTCCCCAGAGGCAATGCCCAGCACTGTGTAAAGAATCAGCACATAAAAGACCACAACCAGCAGTGAGTCCAGCCCAAAAGTGGTCAGGACAATGGCCAAGCCCAGAATGCTATTGAGCTTGGTATCAGCACAAGGCATCTGAATTAGGTCTGAATGGAGGCAGTAGGAATGGGATAGGACGTTAGTGTGGCAATAGGGCAGTTGCCTCGACAGGATGGGAAGAGGGGCTATGAGTGCCACACTCTTCAGTGTAATACCAAAGCCCATGGAGATGATACGGGGCAGGTTCAGGATGGCTACAAAGCGGTCATAACTCATGGCCAACCGGACTCCTGACTCCATGCAGGAGAAGGTGTGAATGAAGAACATCTGGGCCAAGCAGCCATCAAAGTCAATCTGGCGGGCATCAAACCAAAGGATGTCCATGACAGTGGGCAGTGTAGATACAGAGACACCCACCTCAGTGATGGCCAACATGGAGAGGAACAGATACATGGGCTCATGTAAGGCAGGGTCCGCCTGCACTGCTGCCATGATTAGGCTGTTGCCCACAATGGCTATGATGTACATGGTGAAGAAGGGAATGGAGAGCCACCCATGTTGAGCTTCCAGTCCTGGGATGCCAGTCAGGAAAAAGGGTAAGAGATCAACACTTGCATTGCCCTTAGCTCCCATGTCACCAATAGGAGAGACCAGTCTTCACCTGCCAtttgaggaaaaacaaaagcaaaaactaagTAAGCTCCCACCTATAGGATCTTCTGCCTTTATAGCCCACCTCAAAGGTGGAGGGAGGGATTTGGGGGGCAATGGTAGAAACTGAAGTTATCGATCTCATTCTAGGTAAGAATAATCACCCTTCACAGCCTATGACAGacactctcttccttcctccctttcctctgTTCCCCAGAATCCTAAAATGTTACAGGTAAAAGGCATATTTGACACCACCCAGTCTTCATGGGAAACAGCATTTTAAGAACAGAAACTTTGGAATAAATCAGACCTGGGTCAAAATCCAGGCTCAGATCGTTACTAGATGTGTGATGTGGACAATTTACACTCTGATAcaaagctttatttttttctttttttgtacatgAAAAATGGAATTAATGGTAATATGATTCTCTTGTTGGGATAGAAGAAACAAATGAGataattaatatcatatgcacaGTGCTTTAGAGCTCTGCAAACAGATTCCAAAAACCGTAGTTTGAATCCCACTTGACAGTTTATTCTCTGTGTGACCTAGAACAATAACAATCTTCCTaagcctcagtgtcttcatctctaaagatggaataaaaatacatttgCATCACGGATTGTTGTAAACATGATATTGTATGATATGTGAAGCGCTGAATAAATATGAGCTACTTAATTCATAAATGGACACTAAGACCCAGAGAGGGAGAGTGATTAATACCCAAGGCTTAACAGTCAATTTCTGCAGAAACTGGATTAGAGTTTAGCTCCACTGATTCCTCCTTCAGGGATGCTTCCATCACACTGTGCATATGGACGCACAATCCAGTCTCATCTAAGATGGATTCATCAGAAAGAATTTAGTTTTATCTCTGTTAATGTgagtctgggaaaccctggtggcttagaggttaagggctacagctgctaaccaaagggtcggcagtttgaatccaccaggcactccttcgaaactctatggggcagttctactttgtcctatagggtctctatgagttggaatcaactcgacggcactggggtaaTGTGAGTCTGAGACACAAGGACACCAGGGAAAGTGGTACTCTACATGTTGAATGAAAGAGAGATTGTGGTTTCAGAAAGCCAGAAAAGGGTAGAAATATGAATATGGATAATGAAGGATATTGGCATTCCAGGTGAAAATTATCCTACTACACCTGTAACCTTTGAGTTTAAAAGCAGTAATCAGAGAGGCTACTGAATAAATACATAGGTGGCTCcaaaaagaacagatttgattTAGGATCCATGGAGAGATCAAAGATACAGAGATGGTGGACTCTATTCATTAGTGGTCAAAGGATCAGAGAGAATTAGCTAAGTTCCAATCAAGATGaaaatataatataatgtaatctgATAACAGTGAAGTGGGTAGGTGCACTAGCAATTGGTATAAAAGCTGAATTATCTCTAGTCATCagctcactcattcactcaacaGATTTGGATGTATGATTCATTAATTCTGTGGGTATCCATTGTTGATGTGAAATGTTCTGTATATATAAAGAGCTTAAAGAGAATGCTGAAGCAGATGGACAGGTGTAAGAACTGTACAGACAAGGGGATAGAtatcaagagctatggctgtggaAGCAAGTGTACTGTAACACTGAGCATGGACCCAAAACCtgcactctctttctctcttcactcTCAGACCTTTCTTCATGTACCAGCCCTGCTGAAATCTTGCACATTCTATCCCCCTGCTTCCCTCAAGATTAACAACTTCCCTGACAGGTGGAATATGCTTCCTAGTCTCTTACCCATTAATTTATCTTGGATCTGCCTTGTATGTAGATCAGCAAGCAGCTTGGAGGCCACATGGCATTTAAATGAAtattattctttttgtagaaaatctaCCTGaaaatgagagtttttttttttaatgttttgtgtgtgtcttaAAACTCTTCATTGTAGGACAAACAAATCTCAACAAATATGCAAACGCATGTAGACAATGGCAGAGACTCAGATACAGAAACACGATGAGACAGACTGAGAGAATCATACAGAAGCACAAACAGAATTACTGTAGATGGAAATAGACATCTCCAACACACACCTAGAAGACACAGACAGATTCAAAGTCACCTCAGAGAGCTCTGTGAAATGAGGATTGCAGGGGCAGTCAGAGGGCTAGCGCTCACAATGGCTCCAGCATGGGCCTCATGCAGGCATGAAGCAAAAACTAGAGTCAGACTTTATGCATCTGGGTGATAATTCCCAAAGGCCAGGCCTACTG comes from Elephas maximus indicus isolate mEleMax1 chromosome 7, mEleMax1 primary haplotype, whole genome shotgun sequence and encodes:
- the LOC126079229 gene encoding olfactory receptor 51I2-like encodes the protein MGAKGNASVDLLPFFLTGIPGLEAQHGWLSIPFFTMYIIAIVGNSLIMAAVQADPALHEPMYLFLSMLAITEVGVSVSTLPTVMDILWFDARQIDFDGCLAQMFFIHTFSCMESGVRLAMSYDRFVAILNLPRIISMGFGITLKSVALIAPLPILSRQLPYCHTNVLSHSYCLHSDLIQMPCADTKLNSILGLAIVLTTFGLDSLLVVVFYVLILYTVLGIASGEGRRKALNTCVSHICAVLVYYVPMIGVSVMHHAAKHASPMVHTLTSSIYLFVPPVINPIIYSVKTWPIRKGIVAMFSHKRELL